The Fragaria vesca subsp. vesca linkage group LG2, FraVesHawaii_1.0, whole genome shotgun sequence genome includes a window with the following:
- the LOC101291599 gene encoding RING-H2 finger protein ATL52-like, with the protein MGFKHRKLFEESQETLCICKGTTIPYRCPCKHPKSKTFIVVGSALAAIALLVICGYFLYVKYYKNRRSSQPQPQPQPQQEEETLHRHDNQAELFIDEEHGPVVDHPIWYIRTVGLEQSLISSISVCQYKKGDGLVEGTECAVCLSEFQEDETLRLLPKCDHAFHIPCIDTWLTSHTNCPLCRAPIIKTGATDVAPPQPNVAADSSEPAEEETPVEVLENTGESGTSTGGVEDELCDGIIRTTEVGEDDIVNKQICVNEEEVDYGVEEARRRSVSMDSASALKISLAVSNVVAVDKSNRGVASVAKRVGGDQKLSRQKGSSSRGASLPKGKQTIQKSSSWNGKFSLCMDIHNCDSVVPLRSF; encoded by the coding sequence ATGGGATTTAAACACAGAAAGTTGTTTGAGGAAAGTCAGGAAACACTCTGCATATGCAAGGGTACTACTATACCTTATCGCTGCCCATGTAAACATCCTAAATCCAAAACCTTCATAGTGGTCGGATCGGCGTTGGCTGCAATCGCTTTGCTTGTTATTTGTGGCTATTTTCTCTATGTAAAGTACTACAAAAACAGAAGATCATCACAACCTCAACCACAACCACAACCTCAACAGGAGGAGGAGACTCTTCATCGTCATGATAATCAGGCTGAGTTGTTTATCGATGAAGAGCATGGACCTGTGGTTGATCACCCCATATGGTACATCCGCACCGTCGGCCTGGAACAATCGCTTATCAGCTCCATCAGCGTGTGCCAGTACAAGAAAGGCGATGGCCTTGTTGAAGGTACAGAGTGCGCTGTGTGCTTGAGTGAGTTCCAAGAAGATGAGACTTTGAGACTTTTGCCCAAGTGTGATCATGCTTTTCATATTCCCTGTATCGATACTTGGCTTACATCTCATACCAATTGCCCCTTGTGCCGAGCTCCCATTATCAAAACCGGCGCAACAGATGTGGCACCACCGCAGCCAAATGTTGCAGCTGACTCAAGTGAGCCTGCAGAGGAAGAAACCCCGGTTGAGGTTCTAGAAAATACAGGTGAGTCTGGTACTAGTACTGGAGGAGTTGAAGATGAATTGTGTGATGGGATTATTAGGACTACTGAAGTAGGGGAAGATGATATCGTTAACAAACAAATCTGTGTCAACGAGGAGGAGGTGGATTATGGTGTGGAGGAGGCAAGAAGAAGATCGGTTTCCATGGATTCTGCATCAGCTTTGAAGATTAGTCTTGCGGTTTCTAATGTTGTTGCAGTGGATAAATCAAACAGGGGGGTTGCAAGTGTTGCCAAGAGGGTTGGGGGAGATCAGAAATTGTCAAGACAGAAAGGTAGTTCCTCAAGAGGGGCATCTTTACCAAAGGGAAAACAAACAATTCAGAAGTCGTCTTCCTGGAATGGCAAGTTCTCATTATGCATGGACATCCACAACTGTGACTCCGTTGTTCCACTGCGAAGCTTTTGA